In the genome of Hevea brasiliensis isolate MT/VB/25A 57/8 chromosome 14, ASM3005281v1, whole genome shotgun sequence, the window GTGATAAGTCGAGATGAAGGTGCGCTTCATTTCCGCTCAGTTGAGAAATACCCAAAAATCTTTTCTTCTTCCCtcttgtttattttaatttaagtcGATTAATCCCATTATTAATTATacaaatttcatcaattaaattcaatgaTTAGAATTTATATATGCatgaatataataaaattattttatttatattcaaatttaaaatattatatataattttatatataaacgaatatttaatattatttaatcaaAAAGATTTTTATCTACTCTTTAATTAAAGAAGAGAAATTTTCTACGTTGTCCTAGATTTCATAATGAATAACATTTTTGATTTTATGtgttttgaaaattaaattatgtaGTCTCTTAATTTTGCTTCTGTAATACATTTAGCTCCCTCTATCTATTTTTGCATAAtattaagataaattattatttaatcctttGGTATTGCaattatttacaattttatcTCTTAATTTTACAATTATTTACAATTTCATCCCTCAGTTCCATCTCTCTCTTTCTCACGCACACATTTATGTCTCTGCCTCTCTCCTTCATTTTtgtctctctcttcctctctcattTCTATCTCTCTCTCATTTATATTACTCTCTCCGTCTCTCTTCCATTTTTGTCTCTCTTATTTCTCTCTTTCCCCTCCTCTCTTCTTTATTCATCTCGCCCTTCTCTTAGCTCTTCTGCTTTCTCTCCATGTTTCTCTCTCAATCTCCTTTGTTGTTTGTCTATCTCCTTTGAGCAAGTATAAAGATAGAGACGAAGAAAAAAGGAAGAGAGGGAGAATAGAGCTATAaataagagagagagaaaaaaaaatcaagaaagatagagaaaaggaaagaGACAAAAATAGAGTAGATAGAGAGAGGGCGAAAGAGATGAAGAGATGAAATTGATGAAtgaaattgtaaataataataatatccaaagattaaataataatttatcttaaataCTAATGGTTAAAATAGAGGGAAGGACTTAAAAAACTaaatagtttaatttttaaaatataaagactcaagtgttattaattacaaaatattagGGTTAAATAATAGGTTTCCCTTTGAAGAAAACTAAACAACACTAAGCCTGCAGTGAACAAATTAGCCCCTAACGTCTCCTCTTTCTATGTCCTCCAATTTTTATTTCACCAAACTCACAAGCACAAAGAGTTTTGGTTTTTTAGAAGTATATAGTTGTAAATAAAtcaagctatttgaatttaacttcaagaatattttaaaatatttagtggagtttaatttttttagtagTTCAAGTAATTTGCAGAATTGAATTACTAAAACAGTTACTGAAACGCTTAATTTTGTCGAACAAGACTTAAATTATTTTAACTCATATATTGATAAGTGGCTTTTTCCATAAATTACTCTTTTATTATTTGCAGACGGCACAAATAAATATTTCTCTCagctaataatatttaattttgtgcgttttatttatttatttatttattttaacacAAGTTGatacctttttaaattttatcacaGATTTGACAAGAAAAATACTGGACAAAAGCAACAGTCTGACCAAAGAACAAGACAATGAAGGACGGACTCCACTGCATTATGCTTCCTACTTCAATCTTCCTGCAATTGTGCAAATGTTACTAGAAGGTGATAATAAATCTGCCGCATATATTGGCGATAATGATGGAAAGACACCTCTTCATATTGCAATTATCTGCGGCAAAAGCCATTTAATGGTGGTGGAAAAAATTATGTCAGATTGCCCAGATTGCAGCGAGCTGGCTGACAATGAAGGCAAGAATGTTCTCCATTTTGCTGTGGAAAGCGGCAATTTTAAAGGAGTGCAAATTATTACCGAAGAACCTTCCCTGGCCAACCTAATTAATCAGAAAGATAAAGAAGGGAACACTCCAGTCCATCTAGCTGCTGCTTTTGGCTTTGAAAGTCTTACAGAACACCATCTAGTTGATAAAAAGGCCGTCAACAATGAAAATTTAACCGCTCTGGACGTGGTGCTAGAAACGAAGGATGAAACCTATGAGCTATTGGTGCGCCAACTTGATTTTATGCCCAATATATCATCCCCCACAAATTGTAGatattgaattttttttgaaaaaaattttttcaGTTTGAACTTAAAACTTCATTGACAACACTAAgccaaaatgaaaaattattcaCTTTCATTGGAAGGCATTAATTTGTTTTTTATAACAGCACAGTGAATGAACTTTCATGTTGCAGGGATATACAGCAAGAAAACTAAGGCGGGCTGGATATGAACAAGGTCGGCCTTTAATCCAGCTGAGAGCAAGAGAACAACATAAAATCACCGATGAGTCAATCTCTGAACTCAAGAAAGTGAGTAAATCCCATCAGATAGTAGCCACCCTCATAGCAACAGTAACTTTTACGGCAGGTTTCACCTTACCCGGCGGTTACAATCAAGATGGCCCCGGCAAAGGAACCACAATTTTAACTAGAAGATCAGCATTCAAAGCTTTCCTTATAACCGACACCCTTGCATTGGCCCTCTCCATTTCCGTTGTGCTTATCCACTTCTTGTTGACACTGTCACGAAACAAGAGAAAGTTCTTTTATCTGTTCTTTTGGGCATTTGTTTTCACTATTGTTGCCATGATATTAATGATGGTGGCATTCATGGCAGCTGTGTATGCAGTGATGCCGCATTCCTCATCTGGTCTTAGGGCTGCCATTTGTGTCATCGGAAGTTGTTTAGCCTTATTGTGTTTCTGCATGCTCAAGGTTACGTTGCCTGAAATTTGACATTGTGGTTCAAACttactttttaaaaatattattattttttgaaaaattcttATGTGGTTAAGGGTGTATATATATTCTATTAATAGAAAGTGAATAAACAATTATTTCAAGTAAGTCATACTATAATAGTAGATAAATTCACCATGATTTATACAATGTCACATGTGTAAATTAGTTGGATGCATATATAAAGATAAAGTTTGTCAGCGTTATTGTgaattaatgaaaataattttataatttcattatgaaaatttatttgcttTTATATTATTATCCCTTAATTGATTTTCATATTCAATGGCTGCAATTTTCATCCTCTTCATCTTCGATTCATCTCTTATCTGCCTCTATTTCATCTATATATTAAGTTCAATATTGGTAAATGGTTGTCATTTGAATAGTgagctaaaataataaaaaatatataattattttatttaaaataaatcatttgtaaaaaaatttaattaaattcttatataattatattttattttatttcttttaaaatatctaAAAATACAAGTTAAATTTTATAACTAAAGAAATGGGctttcttaatttaaaaaatataattaaaaaaatcatatttaaagcaATTCAGCTCAATTGATTCAATATAAATCTAGCTTGCAATTTGTCTACCTTTGACAATTATTTtggtcaaataaaaaaataaatataattttatatattatataaaacgaGGTCAGCCACCCATAATTGACTTTCCTAAAGAAGGAAGGTTCCGTGCATTTTTCCTCATAAGAAGCACAAGCCTTCAGGGTTCAGCCCAGTAGAATTGTCACAGAAGTTCAATGGAGCCTCATGAAAGGCTTTAATGTTGAGGACATGACCCTCCAATTCATTGTGAGAAACATCCACCATTGTCAAGCTTAACAAATTAATTATCAGAAGTAGTAGGAATGGAACCTCACCGCTTATTATATGCTAGAGGTTCAACATCTCCGGTCTTTGCAGCTCTCCGAACTCTTGGGGTATCTTCTCTATCAACAGATTTTCACTGAAATCAAGACTTTCTAAAGAGTGTAGATTGCCCATCTCCAAAGGAATACTCTCTGTATATTTGCTCCTGCTAAAATTCAGGATCAATATGTTTGAGCATTCTCCAAGCTGTTTAGGAATTGCTCCACTTGAATTTTTTGCTGCCAAGTTAAGACATTCAAGATCAGATAAACATCAACTTTAACAACTCTTTAGGAATTCTtccaacttgatgattggaagaAAGATCAATTGAAAAGGCCCCATTTCCATGAAAGCTCACCATAGAAATTATGTCACTCAAATCCATATAATACAAGTTGGTTTCTCTCAAGCCTAAATCTCACCGAGGTACCTGAGAAATCAAGGTTGAAAAATGCAAAATAAAATAGTAATCAACCAACACATATGTCTTGGGGCAAATGGCCACTTAATACTATAAAATCTCTCAAACTGTAATATCGTTCATCTCTGAAGGTCGAGTTAGAGAAAGTTTGTTGACATCAAGGAAAAGATGAAACAGGCTTGTCAAGTTTCCAACAGAAGTTGGGATAGTACCATTAAGATTGTTATCTGATAAACCAAGGTGAGAAAGAGATCTAAACATTCCAACTTCTCGAATTTATGGCCCGATCTGCAAAAGTGCAAATCTAGTTGCATCAACTTATTTGGTGAGATCGAAATTGCGTATGCTGTGCATTCATTTGAGCCTGTTGAGGCATCTCAAGCTAGTCCAACCGAGATTGAAGTACTGCCATTGCTGAAGACTTAATTCATATGAATGCACTATTTGACAATATTATCTACGCGTTCGATGAAATGACTCAATCAAATGATGTGTTCTTAGCATTAGAAATGTTTGAGAGAATGATGATGATCAATTTCCTTGTTTACAAGATCTCCTTTTGATACCACATAATTTGCTGCATGAGAATGATGATTATCAATTTCCTTGTTTACAAGATCTCCTTTTGATACCACAAAATTTGCTGAATGAGAGTGATGATTATCAATTTCCTCGTTTACAAGATCTCCTTTTGTTACCACATAATTTGCTGCATCAAGTACCCATTTTGAAAGATAATCTAAGTAATCGATCCAGTGACCAAAGATAGAAGACAGATACCCAAAACtcaattcaatcaatttctcCACTTGGGTTGGGACCTCTCCAGCACTAGAGCTGCTTTTAGTTCTTTTTGAAGAATAGCATTTCTGCACATTCAAGGCAAGCCTCTGTCTTACCACATCATCTTCATCCTCCAGCAACTGTCGTCTTCACTTGCTGGGGTGAGACATAAAAGGAGGGGAAAAGTATAAAAACGACAACTTGGCTGCATTAAGCGAATGTCATAATGATTTAAAAATTTCTTTTTACACAAAAAGTGAAAAAGAAGTAATCTTTATCAAATGCACACATTAAAGGTGACAAATGGAAATTTGTGGTCACTCAGTGGCTTCGCAATATAAGCGAAAATTCCGTTATACCTTTGGTTACTCAACACGGATTTTAAAAGAAAAGAATTCGATTAAatattcatataattatatttaatttttaatttatttaaaataattttttaaattaaaaaagttaaattttttattttaaatatgaaattaatgaaaaaattaattaaataaattcttataaaattcgaTGATCAACGATTTATCAAATTGGTAGCAATTCGTTCTTTCTACGAATGCTTTTACGTGGCTTGCTCATGCCTACTTTCCCTCGCAGCATTATCGTATGCTTGGCTATAATGGTTGTGCTATCTTCAAGCCTCACTGGCAATTTTTTGAAGTGTTTGCCTCTCTGGGATTCACCGCCCATGCTAGGTCCGCCCGTGCGGAGAGTATCCACGAAAATACTCCATTCAAAATCAAGCCAACTTAAATTTAATGATAGCCCATTCTTATTTTTCATCCCAATAAAAAAACTAGCATATTTAAATGGAGTAtataaacatttttaaaaaataagtaaaGCAAGTTAATAGACAATTAAGCATTAAAATCTCTCTAACTCATtaatttaataagttaaaaagGAAATAAGCTTTTCAATTCTAACTCAATTaaagtgaaattaaaaaaaaaaaatctttaaataatattttataatatgcAAAAATATAATAACACCTGCTGATTAAACACCTAAATTGGTATTGAGCCTTACAAATTTAATGCACCATGTTAACCCATAACTACAAACACAACCTAAATTTGTCTCCACTCTCCAGGCTCCTTATAAATGGAGGTGTCTGGCAAGTTTGAGTGTTACACGTAAAGAGAAAAACCTAAAATCTCTCTGCGAAAGCTTTTTCTTGTTCACCATTTCTCATTGCTCAACTTTGCTAGCGATCTCTAGCTAGCTACTCCATATATAGCGGATTCCCAAGCTTTGCCCGAAACCCAATTAGCAGCTGAGATCAATGATCAGCCCAAACAAAAAGTCATCATTACTTTCATGGATGCTGAATGGTACAATGCTGCAGCTGAAGACCAAATCGACAAATTCAAAGATTACACAGAGCCTCTAGATCTTCTGCgtaccccaaaaaaaaaaaatacagtcCTACATGTTTACATCACGGCagtaaaaaaggaaacagaagaaTCCATTGAATTTGTGAAACTAGTTATCAGCAAGTGTCCGCCGCTGCTAGATGAGCCCAATATCAGAGGCGAAACTCCGCTGAATATTGTAGCAAGTTTCGGGTACAACAATATAGTCGAATTTCTTATTCGGAACATCAAGAAGGCTCAATACGACGATCTTGAGAGAGGCGCAGAGGAGTCAACAAGTGATAAGATGCTGAAGAAGACAAGCCCAAATGGAGGCACAGACTTGCATGAGGCTGTAAGAAATAATCATCCTCGAGTGGTGGaaacattgataagagaaaatcctGAATTTGCGAACATAGCTAATGCCGCCAGAGAAAGCCCGCTTTACGTTGCAGCGGTGAGAGAGAACAATATCATTGCTTTTAGGATTTTGGAGATATGTCCCTCATCGGCGGCATACGCCGGTCCCAATGATAGAACAGCTTTGCACGAAGCTGTGATAAGTGAAGATACAGGTACACTTCAGTTCagctatcttcttcttcttcttttttctcgaAACTTGATTTAAGAAATTAGGAAACGCCACTAATTAGATTTAGGCCAGGGCCCATTTAGGTTTTGAATTAGACCAAAATTGGCCGGGATTAATAACTTAAGGGCCTGAACCGGCTTGAAATCGGCAATTGGAAGAGTCAGTTTTAGCCTCTCTTTTTTTGAACTGCAGTTTTAGTCTCTCTCTCCAAGCCTTGAATCAGAATGAAATTAGTAGTTCAAACCGTAGATCCAGCTGGATTTAAGCAagataaactcaactcaactcaactaagcctttatctcaaaaatttggggtcggctatatggattctttctccactctgaacgattttgggttactccactctgaacgattttgggttaaatcctcagaaatgtgtaatgcttctaggtcatgttgtactactcttctccaagtcaatttaggtctactcctttttttctttctatcctctaacctaatgtgctttacttgtctaactggagtctccgtatgtctacgcttcacatgaccaaaccacctcaatctcccttctctcaacttatcttcaattggcaccactcctaccttttctctaatactctcattacggactttatctagtctagtatggccactcatccaccttaacattctcatctctgcaactcttatcttagatgcatacgattctttcagtgcccaacactcactaccatataacatagctggtcgtatggctgtacggtaaaattttccttttaatttattgggaatcttacgatcacataaaactcccgtggcacgtctccacttcaactatccggctttaatcctatgactaacatcctcctcacatcccccatctacttgaaggactgagcctagatatttaaaatgattactttggggcagtatcactccattcaaactaactccttccctatcaccagtcttaacttaaaaccctttgactctagagtacttctccaaaattctagttttctattgactcattctcgtgtctcatctatcagaaaaagatattcttttaaaaaaatactgGTAATTTTAGAGGGCTCCTAACCATTTTGAACCATAATTTAAACTATCAAAAATCAAAATTAGAATTCAATCGAACCAAAATTGGCTGGAACCATGGCCAATCAATTCGATTTAAGTTCCTACCCTAGCTAGGTCTTAAACCATCAATTTTGGCCCAGAACTAGGCAGACCGGTGGCCAGGATAGTCAAAATCGGCTCGGATTGGATAGGTGGCTAGGCCCACCCATAATGTCCTCATTCAAACAATCCAAGCAAATCATATAACGGTGATCAAAATTCAGTTTAAACTCAAAAACTAAGGAAACCGATTTAGTTcagaaattcaattttttttagtaatttggtttggttaaattttttattttaaaaaaaaaattaatctattcaatttgatttaattttctaaaaaaaaataggTAAAACCAAAATGAATTAATCAAATAGTTTATTTTTTAACTAATTATTATTGGATCTCAAATTAGTGTTACAAATAGGAAATAtaaatgaaattgaatctaaaatagtccaaaataaatttaataaaagttCAAGATAATAAAttgataaatcaaattaaattaaatcgaattaatttgatttgatttaattttttttaattcaatttaatttgatttgataagataaaaattttgat includes:
- the LOC131172866 gene encoding uncharacterized protein LOC131172866, whose protein sequence is MDAEWYNAAAEDQIDKFKDYTEPLDLLRTPKKKNTVLHVYITAVKKETEESIEFVKLVISKCPPLLDEPNIRGETPLNIVASFGYNNIVEFLIRNIKKAQYDDLERGAEESTSDKMLKKTSPNGGTDLHEAVRNNHPRVVETLIRENPEFANIANAARESPLYVAAVRENNIIAFRILEICPSSAAYAGPNDRTALHEAVISEDTDLTRKLLEQKSNFNVFPHNMSTINRELMSSLRKASESHQIVATLIPTVTFCGRQPKESFVFYSFGHIFFTVVALALMVVAFMTGEYAVLPHSSSGLGAAICVIGSCLALLCCWVLKAALCE
- the LOC131173341 gene encoding ankyrin repeat-containing protein At5g02620-like, which produces MDAEWYNAAAKGQIDKFKDYTKPLDLLRTPNKNTVLHVYITAVKKEPEESIEFVELVESKCPSLLAEPNIKGETPLHIAARFGRKNIVEFLIQSIKKAQNEDLERGAEASTSDKMLKKTSTDEDTALHEAVRNNHPQVVEILIRENPEFANIVNAAKESPLYLAAVRENNNIACKILEICPSPAYSGPNGKTALHEAVISRDEDLTRKILDKSNSLTKEQDNEGRTPLHYASYFNLPAIVQMLLEGDNKSAAYIGDNDGKTPLHIAIICGKSHLMVVEKIMSDCPDCSELADNEGKNVLHFAVESGNFKGVQIITEEPSLANLINQKDKEGNTPVHLAAAFGFESLTEHHLVDKKAVNNENLTALDVVLETKDETYELLGYTARKLRRAGYEQGRPLIQLRAREQHKITDESISELKKVSKSHQIVATLIATVTFTAGFTLPGGYNQDGPGKGTTILTRRSAFKAFLITDTLALALSISVVLIHFLLTLSRNKRKFFYLFFWAFVFTIVAMILMMVAFMAAVYAVMPHSSSGLRAAICVIGSCLALLCFCMLKVTLPEI